One window from the genome of Sphaerotilus microaerophilus encodes:
- a CDS encoding PRTRC system protein D, with the protein MEPIVRAVDVGFGNTKFITGGSRPSDFRCQSFPSRAYPSPRDPSKALGSEGRKTYAIPIGGLFYEVGPDVMLAADAFRATEIHGDYIETPQYLALARGALRMMRLETIDLLVVGLPVAQFAARKTQLEKLMTGHHDLGGGKAVTVHKALAMAQPHGALIDYATQHERVEAMEQELSLVIDPGSRTFDWLVARGMKLAHKQSFSVDRGVSNVLQLIADDISQEIGQPYTNFEAIDLALRSGKGLTVFQRSYNPARLRPMVDIIARDAVAAMMRRIGGAYNIQHVILVGGGAFLFRKAVKQAFSSHQILEVKEPMFANVRGYQIAGQNYLASLPGGWARPKTTGGEGA; encoded by the coding sequence ATGGAACCGATTGTCAGAGCGGTGGATGTCGGATTCGGCAACACCAAGTTCATCACCGGCGGCAGCCGCCCCAGCGACTTCCGCTGCCAGAGCTTCCCGTCCCGCGCCTACCCCAGCCCGCGCGACCCCAGCAAGGCGCTGGGCAGCGAAGGGCGCAAGACCTACGCCATCCCCATCGGCGGCCTGTTCTACGAGGTCGGCCCCGACGTCATGCTGGCCGCCGACGCCTTCCGCGCCACCGAGATCCACGGCGACTACATCGAGACGCCTCAGTACCTCGCCCTGGCCCGCGGGGCGCTGCGCATGATGCGCCTGGAGACCATCGATCTGCTGGTGGTTGGCCTGCCGGTGGCCCAGTTCGCTGCCCGCAAGACCCAGCTGGAAAAGCTCATGACCGGCCACCACGACCTGGGCGGCGGCAAGGCGGTCACGGTGCACAAGGCCCTCGCCATGGCCCAGCCGCACGGTGCGCTGATCGACTACGCCACCCAGCACGAGCGGGTGGAGGCGATGGAGCAGGAGCTCAGCCTCGTCATCGACCCCGGCTCGCGCACCTTCGACTGGCTGGTGGCGCGGGGCATGAAGCTGGCCCACAAGCAGAGCTTCTCGGTGGACCGGGGCGTCTCCAACGTCCTGCAGCTCATTGCCGACGACATCAGCCAGGAGATCGGTCAGCCCTATACCAACTTCGAGGCCATCGACCTGGCGCTGCGCAGCGGCAAGGGCCTGACCGTCTTCCAGCGCAGCTACAACCCCGCGCGCCTGCGCCCGATGGTGGACATCATCGCCCGCGACGCAGTGGCAGCCATGATGCGGCGCATCGGCGGGGCCTACAACATCCAGCACGTCATCCTGGTGGGAGGTGGCGCCTTCCTGTTCCGCAAGGCGGTCAAGCAGGCCTTCAGCTCGCACCAGATCCTGGAAGTGAAGGAGCCGATGTTCGCCAACGTGCGCGGCTACCAGATCGCCGGCCAGAACTACCTGGCCAGCCTGCCCGGTGGCTGGGCCCGACCCAAGACCACCGGCGGGGAGGGCGCATGA
- a CDS encoding tetratricopeptide repeat protein, whose amino-acid sequence MDDSALPPSAASAGLANPPDQAAMPLHPALRPARHVDAAGLRQLAQDWCLLGWLPERERLLGWRIDATMPTRTDTALPPALRIPGLRHVFWDDPASESALDPLPAGLPGQLRAGPWPGSQGASDPAGADALAAQQLALLDRLVTNDPIAARLAGDLGIPLWWVGSTPPPAQVVPERQVAPETRQPLQVLDSPTPTPNTLAEWAALIGPMAAMYAAAHPAGDSLGLLGDEQAAVQQCFEAFQQGDHRQAQSVARRLLVPHPHRSDLWHLLGVLAQQSGDLDLAAAHFEHVTHRTPGFAQGWQSLALAESARGRHAEALQAVQHAVAASPGHAGLRTLHARLLQQTGHTELAATEAANALLLAPDNPGALKEQADALARLGRSDEAAALYRRALQQHPGALDLHFNLGILLSRSGHADEALPHFDQVLASTEPDHPLHLRSTAERARAHAACGAWTPAVSDARRAHALAPGDVSHLRQLVRLERQVRHPERALAALEAFAATSTLPADLQIDHHLLRRELADWTGLEALAALATALHRLLATPTAALPAPADLQWLSLQDDTRPAATLLLQRAWQHTAADATPPPDASSTTERPQTRTRPRGASAPHRRLRIAYAFAERPDRRDADWVQAVLAEHDAARFDAWACSWGRADGLALHTHEQADEASLRLIDLTGHTDLAAQRHLSDLGIDVLLDLEGSGLLNRASVLARRVATLQLTWLGRHGQPLPTWIDAALAQREPLDDGDHDPRRVDLPHAHLVLHHQARARLLAPAQSVTSPPSRALAGLPERAPVLACWAPCSWIQPDIFQLWMRLLRACPPAVLWLRDHPTPARQHLRATAQAAGIAPARLVFAESHATSPAQGWLGLADLHLAPGPQADPHSLGEALAAGLPALAFQAREACASAAPWLEAAGLDATTLVCHDLASYEDRARHHLRHPRELMALRRRLGEATVHAPLFDVRRHVRQLEAVMEELHERRRIAPNEVRPRQTNAAMI is encoded by the coding sequence ATGGACGACTCTGCGCTCCCCCCTTCAGCCGCCTCTGCCGGGCTGGCCAATCCCCCAGACCAGGCGGCGATGCCGCTGCACCCCGCCCTGCGGCCCGCACGCCACGTCGATGCCGCCGGCCTGCGGCAGCTGGCGCAGGACTGGTGCCTGCTCGGCTGGCTCCCCGAACGCGAGCGCCTGCTCGGCTGGCGCATCGACGCCACGATGCCCACTCGGACGGACACGGCGCTGCCGCCAGCGCTGCGCATCCCGGGCCTGCGCCACGTCTTCTGGGATGACCCCGCCAGCGAGTCGGCCCTCGACCCGCTGCCAGCCGGACTGCCCGGCCAACTCCGTGCCGGACCCTGGCCCGGCAGCCAGGGCGCGTCAGACCCGGCAGGCGCCGACGCGCTCGCCGCACAGCAGCTGGCGCTGCTCGACCGCCTGGTCACCAACGACCCGATCGCCGCGCGGCTGGCCGGGGACCTGGGCATCCCCCTGTGGTGGGTCGGCAGCACCCCGCCTCCGGCGCAGGTTGTTCCCGAACGCCAGGTTGCGCCCGAGACCCGTCAGCCCCTTCAGGTCCTTGACTCCCCCACCCCGACCCCCAACACCCTGGCCGAGTGGGCAGCCCTCATCGGCCCCATGGCCGCCATGTACGCCGCCGCGCACCCGGCGGGCGACAGCCTGGGGCTGCTCGGTGACGAGCAGGCCGCAGTCCAGCAGTGCTTCGAGGCCTTCCAGCAGGGCGATCACCGCCAGGCGCAGTCGGTGGCCCGGCGCCTGCTCGTTCCGCACCCGCACCGCAGCGACCTCTGGCACCTGCTCGGCGTGCTGGCCCAGCAGTCGGGTGACCTGGACCTGGCCGCAGCCCATTTCGAACACGTCACCCACCGCACCCCCGGCTTCGCGCAGGGCTGGCAGAGCCTGGCGCTCGCCGAATCGGCCCGCGGCCGGCATGCCGAGGCGCTGCAGGCCGTCCAGCATGCGGTCGCGGCCTCGCCGGGCCATGCCGGGCTGCGCACCCTGCATGCCCGGTTGCTTCAGCAAACCGGCCACACCGAACTCGCCGCCACCGAAGCCGCCAACGCCCTCCTGCTCGCGCCCGACAACCCTGGCGCACTCAAGGAACAGGCCGACGCGCTCGCCCGCCTCGGCCGCAGCGACGAAGCCGCTGCGCTGTACAGGCGCGCCCTGCAACAGCACCCCGGTGCGCTGGACCTGCATTTCAATCTCGGCATCCTGCTCAGTCGCAGCGGCCACGCCGACGAGGCCCTGCCGCACTTCGACCAGGTGCTCGCCTCCACCGAACCCGACCACCCGCTGCACCTGCGCAGCACGGCCGAGCGCGCCCGGGCCCATGCCGCCTGCGGCGCGTGGACGCCTGCCGTCTCCGACGCCCGGCGCGCTCATGCACTGGCGCCCGGCGACGTCAGCCACCTGCGCCAACTGGTCCGGCTCGAACGGCAGGTGCGGCACCCCGAGCGCGCCCTGGCGGCACTGGAGGCCTTCGCTGCGACGAGCACCCTGCCCGCCGACCTGCAGATCGACCACCATCTGCTGCGCCGCGAACTCGCCGACTGGACCGGTCTCGAAGCCCTGGCGGCACTCGCCACGGCCCTTCACCGTCTCCTGGCCACACCCACCGCCGCCCTGCCGGCGCCGGCAGACCTGCAGTGGTTGAGCTTGCAGGACGACACCCGCCCAGCGGCCACGCTGCTGCTGCAACGCGCCTGGCAGCACACGGCGGCCGACGCCACGCCCCCGCCCGATGCCTCCAGCACCACCGAAAGGCCCCAAACCCGCACACGCCCGCGAGGCGCCTCTGCCCCGCATCGCCGCCTGCGCATCGCCTACGCGTTCGCCGAGCGCCCCGATCGCCGTGATGCCGACTGGGTGCAGGCCGTGCTCGCCGAACATGACGCGGCCCGGTTCGACGCCTGGGCCTGCTCGTGGGGTCGCGCCGACGGACTGGCCCTGCACACGCACGAGCAGGCCGACGAAGCCAGCCTGCGCCTGATCGATCTCACCGGCCACACCGACCTCGCTGCACAACGGCATCTGAGCGACCTCGGCATCGACGTGCTGCTGGACCTCGAAGGCAGCGGCCTGCTCAACCGTGCCAGCGTCCTGGCACGCCGTGTCGCCACACTGCAACTGACCTGGCTTGGACGGCATGGCCAGCCCCTGCCAACCTGGATCGACGCCGCGCTCGCGCAGCGCGAGCCGCTCGACGACGGGGACCACGACCCGCGCCGCGTCGACCTGCCCCACGCCCACCTCGTGCTCCACCACCAGGCGCGCGCGCGGCTGCTCGCGCCAGCCCAGTCCGTCACATCGCCACCCAGCCGCGCCCTGGCCGGATTGCCCGAGCGCGCCCCCGTGCTCGCCTGCTGGGCACCATGCAGCTGGATCCAGCCCGATATCTTCCAACTCTGGATGCGCCTGCTGCGCGCCTGCCCACCGGCGGTGCTCTGGCTGCGCGACCACCCCACTCCGGCCCGCCAGCACCTGCGCGCCACCGCCCAGGCAGCAGGCATCGCACCTGCTCGACTGGTGTTCGCAGAATCGCACGCCACCTCACCGGCCCAGGGCTGGCTCGGCCTCGCGGACCTGCACCTCGCCCCCGGCCCGCAGGCCGACCCGCATTCGCTTGGCGAGGCCCTTGCCGCCGGCCTGCCCGCCCTCGCCTTCCAAGCCCGGGAAGCCTGCGCCAGCGCGGCGCCCTGGCTGGAAGCCGCAGGACTCGACGCGACCACCTTGGTCTGCCACGACCTCGCCAGCTACGAAGACCGCGCGAGGCACCACCTGCGCCATCCACGCGAACTCATGGCGCTGCGTCGCCGCCTCGGCGAGGCCACCGTCCACGCACCGCTGTTCGACGTCCGCCGCCACGTTCGCCAGCTTGAAGCCGTCATGGAAGAACTGCACGAACGCCGCCGGATCGCTCCAAATGAGGTGAGGCCGCGACAAACCAACGCCGCCATGATCTGA
- a CDS encoding tyrosine-type recombinase/integrase: protein MPLTDVALRTLVATGKHFDGGGLYLEITAAGGRYWRMKYRFQGRESRLAFGVHPEVSLKAARQKREDARRLLAEGKNPGDVRRQTKRDTLHRQEEAARAIAGLPPMDSFEAVGREWLSAVQKYKVSLGHVSRTESRLALHIFPWIGKRPLSTLTAPDLLECLRRVESSGRIETAHKVKQACGQIFRYGVATGRCLHNPAADLSDALRPIVTTHRAAIVDPTRVGELMRAINGYQGHMTTRVALLLCAYLFQRPGEIRGAEWNEIDLDASTFTIKSARMKRSLQGKATGAPHVVPLSQQAAALLRDLHPLTGQGRLVFPGLRSRDRPISDMTLNAALRRLGFGPDDMTAHGFRAMARTLLHERLNVTPDVIEAQLAHAVPDALGRAYNRTEFLDQRRKMMQDWADYLDRLRLGRKSRQQ from the coding sequence ATGCCGCTGACGGACGTCGCGCTTCGCACCCTCGTTGCCACCGGCAAGCACTTCGACGGTGGGGGCCTTTACCTGGAGATCACCGCCGCGGGTGGACGCTACTGGCGCATGAAGTACCGATTCCAGGGACGGGAGAGTCGCCTGGCCTTCGGAGTCCACCCAGAAGTCTCACTCAAGGCGGCACGCCAGAAGCGGGAGGATGCGCGCCGCTTGCTTGCCGAAGGCAAGAATCCTGGCGACGTTCGGAGACAGACGAAGAGAGACACACTGCATCGGCAGGAGGAGGCAGCTCGTGCAATTGCGGGATTGCCGCCGATGGACAGCTTCGAAGCGGTCGGACGGGAATGGCTCAGCGCCGTCCAGAAATACAAAGTCAGCCTTGGACATGTATCGCGCACCGAGTCACGACTGGCTCTGCACATCTTTCCTTGGATCGGCAAACGTCCCCTTTCCACCCTGACTGCCCCCGACTTGCTCGAGTGCCTTCGCCGCGTCGAGTCCAGCGGGAGGATCGAAACCGCACACAAGGTAAAGCAGGCCTGCGGGCAGATCTTCAGGTACGGCGTCGCCACCGGTCGTTGCCTGCACAACCCGGCAGCGGACCTGAGTGACGCCCTTCGCCCCATCGTCACCACCCATCGAGCAGCAATCGTGGATCCAACAAGGGTCGGCGAGCTGATGCGCGCGATCAATGGTTATCAGGGACACATGACCACCCGTGTAGCCTTGTTGCTGTGTGCCTACCTCTTCCAGCGCCCAGGCGAGATCCGTGGAGCTGAGTGGAATGAGATCGACCTCGATGCATCCACCTTCACCATCAAGTCGGCCCGGATGAAACGAAGTCTTCAAGGGAAGGCGACTGGCGCCCCTCATGTCGTGCCTCTCTCACAGCAAGCAGCGGCATTGCTGCGAGACCTTCATCCATTGACCGGGCAAGGGCGTTTGGTCTTTCCGGGGCTGCGCAGCCGAGACAGACCCATCAGCGACATGACTTTGAACGCAGCCCTTCGTCGACTGGGATTCGGACCCGATGACATGACTGCGCACGGCTTCCGAGCCATGGCCCGTACTCTTCTGCACGAACGACTCAACGTGACGCCAGATGTCATTGAGGCCCAACTGGCTCACGCGGTTCCAGACGCGCTCGGGCGCGCATACAACCGCACCGAGTTTCTGGACCAACGGCGAAAGATGATGCAGGACTGGGCTGACTATCTCGACCGGCTGCGTCTGGGCCGAAAGTCACGGCAACAGTAG